The DNA sequence ACTATGCCGACTACAAGCACCCGATCATCTTTGTCGACGAGTTCGACGGCGGCGTCGCTGATGCCGAGGTGCAGGCCCGGCGGATCGGCTACGACCGGATCTCGGGATATTGTGCCGGTGGCATGATGGCATGGGCCAGGAGCGGGCGGCCTGTCGAGCGGTGCGGCACCTGCACGGTCCAGGAGGTCGGTGCAGACTGTTTTGTCCTCGACGTCAGGGACATAGGCGTCAGGAAGAGGACAGGACATATCCCGGGATCTGCCCACATCTATGCCGGCCAGATCGAGGGACACCTCGACGAGGTGCCGCGGGATCGGGATGTCTATGTCATCTGCGACAGCGGTTTCAAGGCAAGCCTCGCCGTTTCCATCCTGCTCAGGCACGGGTACACGCGGCTGAACACCGTCCTCAGCGGCATGACGGCCTGGACGAATGCCGGCCTGCCGCTGGAAAAAGAGGTAGCCCCCCTTATGGGGGCAGCATAACGGTGTCGATGACATGGATGACACCGTTTTTCGCCTGGATGTCGGCGGTCACGACCGTGGCGCCGTCCACCTTCACCCCGCCGTCTGTGGAGACGGTAAGGGTCGCACCTGACAGGGTCGTCAGGTTATCGGTTCCGGCGAGGTCGGCGGCAGTGTAGGTGCCCGGCACCACATGGTAGGTCAGCACCCTGGTAAGTTCTGTCTCGTTCGAGAGTACGGCGTCGAGCGTCCCTGCCGGGAGTCCGGCGAAGGCCTCATCAGGCGGTGCAAAGACCGTGAACGGCCCGTCGCCCTTCAGAGTCTCGGTGAGGCCTGCGGTCTCGATCGCCGTCAGCAGCGTGGTAAATGTTCCTGCTTCTGTCGCCGTTTCGATGATGTCCTTCTCCGCGGCCGGTCCGGTCGTATTGACGGCCGCCGTCTCCGTTGTCGCCGCAGTCGTTTCTGTTGCTGTGGTTTCCGTCGCCTTTATCGTCTCATTCCCCATAACAGGGACTGTCGTTTCCGTTGTCGGTACGGTCGTCAGCGACGTCGGTGTCGGCGTGACTGCCGGTTGCTGTCCGGTACAGCCGCAGATCATGACGGCAACGACGAGCACGACACATGCTATCCCCCCATAGATCGTGTTCAAATTCTTCCCCTCCTCCGGGTCAACGCATACCCTGGGCATATGCCATATAATATTTTCCCGCGTGACTGTCCACGCGGAGCAGTTCTTTCAGGGCGGCGGCGTCCTGCACCGGTTGTTCACAGAGCCGCTCCCGGCAGAGATACGCAGTCGTACCTCCCCTGATGGGTGTGAGCCGGGCAGTATGGGGGGCGATATCGGCAAGCACGCCGGCGTTCTCATCGTCCCTGAGGACAAGGGTGAGGTTCGGGATGTAGAAGCCGCGAACGACGTTGAGCATCGCTCCTGTCACCGTATCCTCTCGTTCTCCGGCGATAACGACCTCGTAGGAAGGCGTGACCGCGGAGAGAAGCGCTGCCAGGTACCATATCGACGCGGACGTGTTTTTTGCGGCTCTGCCCGAGAACGCGCTGAAGCCTTCGGCCACGACCTCTTCGTACCTGCTCTCCCCGGTCAGCCGTGAGAGGACAAGGAGGTTCTGGAGCGCCACCGCGTTGCCAGACGGCATCGCCCCGTCGTACGCGTCTTTCTGCCTGAAGAGGAGTTCTTCGCCGCCTTCAGGTGCGAAGAAAAATCCTCCCCCTGTGGTGTCGGCGAACCCGGCGATCATCCTGTCGGCGACTTCGCAGGCCTCCTTCAGGACGGCAGGGTCGGATGTCGTCTGGTAGATCTCGTTCAGGGCCCAGAGCAGATAGGCGTGGTCGTCGAGCATGGCGGGAATGGCCGTCTCGCCGCCGCTGTACCTGTGGAAGAGTCGCCCGTCCGCGTCACGGAGGTGCGCCCGGAGAAATGCCAGGGCACGCAGCGCGGCGTCGGTGTACCTCTCCTCTCCAAAGACTCTTCCGGCCCGTGCAAGGGCGGCGACCATCAGGGCATTCCAGTCGAGGAGGATCTTTTCATCCCTGTGCGGCCGTATCCGCCCGGCCCGCGCCGTGAGCAGCGCCTTTCGCACCTCTTCAAGTCGTCCGGCACACTCTTCCTCCGTGATGCCGGCGTGCCGTGCGATCTCTGCGGTCGTCCCTGCCCTGTGCGGGACATTCACGCCGATCTGCGGCACCCGGGCCGGAGCTCTCTCACCGAGTGCATAGGCCGCGGCAAAGAGGTCGCCGTCGTCTGATCCTGCAACCTCACGCACCTCGGGTGCCGTCCAGAGATAGAACCTCCCCTCGACCCCCTCGCTCTCCGCATCCTCGGCCGTATAGAACGCACCCTCAGGCGAGGCGAGGTCGCGGAGCACATAGGCGATGACCTCGTCTGCCGTCCGCCGGCACGCCGGGTTGCGCGTCGCCTCGAAGGCCTCCGTGCAGGCAAGGGCGAGCATCGCCTGGTCGTAGAGCATCTTCTCGAAATGTGGAAGGGCCCACGCATCGTCGGTGGCATAGCGGTGGACGCCGAAACCGATCTGGTCGAAGACACCCCCCCTGCGGACCTCAGTCAGAGTCTTTACTGCCATTTCAAGGGCCATCTTCTCCCCTGTCGCCTGCCAGTACCTGATGAGGAAGATGAGGACATGAGGGGAAGGAAACTTTGGGGCATGGCCAAAACCGCCATGGTCCCGGTCGTACTCCCGCTCCAGGTTCCTGAAGGCGCGGTGGACGAGTGCCATGCCAGGTTTTTCCCCACCAGCGCTCTCCTGCAAGGCGACCTTAAGGGCGGCGGCGACCTCTCCGGCAGAGGAACGGACCTCGTCCCTCCTTTCGGTCCAGAGATCCCTGACCTTTGGGACGAGGTCGAGCATCCCGGTCGTGTCGAAGCGTGACGTCTTCGGGATATAGGTGGCCGCAAAGAAGGGGAGTTTCTCAGGGGTCATGATGATCGAAAGCGGCCATCCTCCCCGCCCGGTGAGGGCGAGGCAGGCCTGCATGTACACGGCGTCAATGTCCGGCCTCTCCTCACGGTCCACCTTGATGGAGACAAATGTCTCGTTCATCAGTCGTGCGACCTCAGGGTCTTCAAAGGACTCACGGGCCATCACATGGCACCAGTGGCAGGTGGAATACCCTATCGAGAGAAATATCGGTTTATCCTCATTTTTCGCCCGCTCAAAAGCCTCTTCTTCCCAGGGGTACCAGTCCACCAGGTTGTAGGCGTGCTGCAGCAGGTACGGACTTTTTTCCCGGACCAGTCTGTTCACTTTCAGATGCGCTCTCTCCTCGGCCATGGGACATCACCCCTTCACCGCCATCACCCTTTATATCGTTTTCCGGTGAGTGCCCGGCAAAATTAACCCCGTTCGTGGAGAACAGAAAGAGCGGAGATCTATATCCTATGACAGAAAATGTTCTTGAACGCTATTTCAGGCTCAAAAAACACGGAACAACAGTACACCGTGAGGTCGTCGCCGGCCTCGTCACCTTCATGACAATGGCGTACATCATCGTCGTGAACCCGGCCATCCTCCAGGCCGCAGGCATGCCCTTCGGCCCTGCGATGGTCGCCACGATCCTCTCGGCCATCTTCGGCACCGCGATCATGGGCATCTATGCGAACCGTCCCTTTGCAATCGCCCCCTATATGGGAGAGAACGCCTTTGTCGCTTACACCGTCGTCGGCGTCCTCGGCTACTCCTGGCAGACCGCCCTTGGCGCCGTCTTCATCTCGGGCGTGCTCCTGACCCTGCTCACCCTGACGAAGTGGCGGTCGATCATGACCGAGGCCGTGCCCAATAACCTCAAGATCAGTTTTGCCGTCGGCATCGGCTTTTTCATCACCTTCATCGGCCTGGTGAACTCCGGGATTGTCGTCCTCGGCATCGAGGGTGCGCCTGTCCATGTCGGTGCGCTCAACTCCGCGCCCGTCGCCCTTGCGATCTTCGGCGTCCTCCTGATCGCCGCACTCATGATCCGGAAGGTGAAGGGCGCCATCCTCTTCGGCATCCTGGCCACCGCCCTCATCGCCTTCCTCACCGGCATCGCCACGCCCCCCGAGGCCATCTACAGCATGCCGCCCGACGTTTCGGAGGTCTTCCTCCAGCTCGACGTCTTCGGCGCCCTGACCTGGGGATTCTTTGCGGTCATCCTCACGATGTTCACGATGGACTTCCTGGACACGATGGGGACGCTCATCGGCGCCTCGGCAAAGGCAGGTTTCCTGGACGAGAACGGAAACCTCCCTGAGATCGAGAAGCCCTTCCTTGCCGACTCCCTGGCGACAGTCTTTGGCGCCGTCGCCGGCACGACCACGACAGGCACCTTCATCGAGTCCGCGGCTGGCATCGAGGCAGGCGGCAGGACCGGCCTGACCGCCCTTGTGGTGGCGGCCCTTTTCGGTCTCGGCCTCTTCTTCTCGCCGCTCTTCGGGGCGATCCCCGCGGCGGCGACAGGGCCGGCACTCATCATCGTCGGCCTCCTCATGATGGCGCCGATCCGGGGCCTGGACTTCCAGGACTATGCTGAGAGCATCCCGGCCTTTGCGGTCATCGTCCTGATGAGTTTCACCTACAACCTCGGGGTAGGGCTCTGTGCGGGTTTTGTCCTCTTCCCGCTCTTCAAAATCGTGCAGGGAAAGATCGAGGACGTCAAGCCCGCAGCATGGGTGCTCTTCGTCCTCTGTCTGCTCTTCTTTATCTTCTACCCCTACTAACTTTTTTTACCGGCCGTACAGGACGTAGGTCTCCCCGTACTGGGTGAGATGTCCTTTCATCGCCTCTTGAAGCGATTTTTTGTCGGCACCCGCCGGGAGGTCGAGCATGGAGTCAAGGCCGTAGACCCTGACGTCGTACCTGTGCTGTTCGCCCCGCGGCGGGCACGGGCCGTTGTACCCGATCTTTCCAAAGGAGTTCTTCCCCTGGCGAGCCTCGAACGGGAAGGAGATCTCGGCGTCCTTCGGGATCGCCTCAGGGATGATTCGCACGGGCTCGATGTTCCAGATCACCCAGTGCGTGAAGTCCCCGCCGTGCGGTGCGTCAGGGTCGTTGACGATCAGGGCAAGGGATTT is a window from the Methanofollis sp. genome containing:
- a CDS encoding NCS2 family permease; the protein is MTENVLERYFRLKKHGTTVHREVVAGLVTFMTMAYIIVVNPAILQAAGMPFGPAMVATILSAIFGTAIMGIYANRPFAIAPYMGENAFVAYTVVGVLGYSWQTALGAVFISGVLLTLLTLTKWRSIMTEAVPNNLKISFAVGIGFFITFIGLVNSGIVVLGIEGAPVHVGALNSAPVALAIFGVLLIAALMIRKVKGAILFGILATALIAFLTGIATPPEAIYSMPPDVSEVFLQLDVFGALTWGFFAVILTMFTMDFLDTMGTLIGASAKAGFLDENGNLPEIEKPFLADSLATVFGAVAGTTTTGTFIESAAGIEAGGRTGLTALVVAALFGLGLFFSPLFGAIPAAATGPALIIVGLLMMAPIRGLDFQDYAESIPAFAVIVLMSFTYNLGVGLCAGFVLFPLFKIVQGKIEDVKPAAWVLFVLCLLFFIFYPY
- a CDS encoding YbhB/YbcL family Raf kinase inhibitor-like protein: MIGEQIGKLSVEISVLKLPYNYTCDGDDRSPAITIGGVDVEKTKSLALIVNDPDAPHGGDFTHWVIWNIEPVRIIPEAIPKDAEISFPFEARQGKNSFGKIGYNGPCPPRGEQHRYDVRVYGLDSMLDLPAGADKKSLQEAMKGHLTQYGETYVLYGR
- a CDS encoding fasciclin domain-containing protein yields the protein MNTIYGGIACVVLVVAVMICGCTGQQPAVTPTPTSLTTVPTTETTVPVMGNETIKATETTATETTAATTETAAVNTTGPAAEKDIIETATEAGTFTTLLTAIETAGLTETLKGDGPFTVFAPPDEAFAGLPAGTLDAVLSNETELTRVLTYHVVPGTYTAADLAGTDNLTTLSGATLTVSTDGGVKVDGATVVTADIQAKNGVIHVIDTVMLPP
- a CDS encoding rhodanese-like domain-containing protein produces the protein MRGPSAFAGGHIPGSLNIWQKGISSFLGYYADYKHPIIFVDEFDGGVADAEVQARRIGYDRISGYCAGGMMAWARSGRPVERCGTCTVQEVGADCFVLDVRDIGVRKRTGHIPGSAHIYAGQIEGHLDEVPRDRDVYVICDSGFKASLAVSILLRHGYTRLNTVLSGMTAWTNAGLPLEKEVAPLMGAA
- a CDS encoding thioredoxin domain-containing protein gives rise to the protein MAEERAHLKVNRLVREKSPYLLQHAYNLVDWYPWEEEAFERAKNEDKPIFLSIGYSTCHWCHVMARESFEDPEVARLMNETFVSIKVDREERPDIDAVYMQACLALTGRGGWPLSIIMTPEKLPFFAATYIPKTSRFDTTGMLDLVPKVRDLWTERRDEVRSSAGEVAAALKVALQESAGGEKPGMALVHRAFRNLEREYDRDHGGFGHAPKFPSPHVLIFLIRYWQATGEKMALEMAVKTLTEVRRGGVFDQIGFGVHRYATDDAWALPHFEKMLYDQAMLALACTEAFEATRNPACRRTADEVIAYVLRDLASPEGAFYTAEDAESEGVEGRFYLWTAPEVREVAGSDDGDLFAAAYALGERAPARVPQIGVNVPHRAGTTAEIARHAGITEEECAGRLEEVRKALLTARAGRIRPHRDEKILLDWNALMVAALARAGRVFGEERYTDAALRALAFLRAHLRDADGRLFHRYSGGETAIPAMLDDHAYLLWALNEIYQTTSDPAVLKEACEVADRMIAGFADTTGGGFFFAPEGGEELLFRQKDAYDGAMPSGNAVALQNLLVLSRLTGESRYEEVVAEGFSAFSGRAAKNTSASIWYLAALLSAVTPSYEVVIAGEREDTVTGAMLNVVRGFYIPNLTLVLRDDENAGVLADIAPHTARLTPIRGGTTAYLCRERLCEQPVQDAAALKELLRVDSHAGKYYMAYAQGMR